The Ignavibacteriales bacterium genome contains the following window.
GATCTCCGCATGTTATCTCAAGAAGATCTGCTCTTGAAGTTAGCGATGGAAAATATAAGATCAATACCGCCTCGCGATGATATAAAAGAGTTAAATATACCACGTGTTACGATTGTGCATGGTGAAAAGAAAGACCAATCACCGAAAATAAATCAACAAGATATTCAAAATGGTGTAAAACAATTAAACGGCTGCAAAGTTCTGCATCGAGGCGGGTATTATGCAACATGTGCGTTGAAGGTGAAGCAGGTATTACGTTTGTACCCGGCTTTAAAGGAGGATATCGATACGAGAATGCTCGTTGCATCTTCTTTCGAAAAAATGAATTTGAATCAAGAAGCGCTTGAAGAGTATTATGCCATCCTAGAAAAACCGCTTTCAAAAGAACAACAAACTATGCTTAATAAAAAAATTGAATTGTTAACCAGCATATTAAAATCTTCACAAAACTAAAATTTTCCGGAGAATGCCTGCTATAAACCTAAATAATATGGAGGTTAGTATGAAAAAACTAACTACATACTTTGTACTGATTATGTCTCTGATCGTGATATCATATTCGGTGAATGCTCAATCTGTCCTTCCTCCGCCCGCAAATTTGACCGTTGAACAACAGGGAGCAATTGCTAAGCTGACATGGAACTCAGCGCAAGGTGCTTCGTGGTACAAAATTTATAAATCGGTCGATTCATTGCCTTATGTTTTATTGGCTACAATTCACCAGACGAATTATTCTGATCCGTCTGTGAGTTATGAAAAAATATATAAATACTATGTTACCGCATCCAATTACATCGGCGAAAGTTTACCAAGTAACGATGTAATTTTTAAACTTGATGCGCAACCGCCATCGCCGATTAGGGGATTCATTAAAGGAAAAATTGTCGATGATAGTTCCGGTTTTTCGATATGTGGTGTTCGACTTCGTTTTTACAAACCTGATGGTTTTCTCTATTTTCGAGAAGCAAGAACAGATTCGCTTGGCGACTATTCCATTCACATTGATACCGGCTCATACTATATATATGCTTCGAAATGGACATACCAATCTGAATGGTTCGACAATGTCGCAGATCGAGAAAATGCTACGTTAGTTCATGTTGCACACAAAGATACCAGCATCGCCGATTTCGGATTAAAAAAGATTGTTCCAGCATTACCACCCCGGTTAGTATCAATTAGTGGCACAGTTACCGATAGCATAACAGGTAATCCTATTAAAGATGCTTTCGTGGTTATCATGCGTTCGACAAGGCAAATTAACTTAATCCAGAATCAGGAAGGTCATCTTTTTGGAAATCGGAACGAAACGTTCATGATTCCGGGTTTTGGGACGCTTATCGGCGTTATGCGGGTGGTGAGAACTACAGACGAAGGTTCATATACCGCGTGGGTGCCCGACAGCTTAAATTATATCATGCTCTCTTTTAAACTTGGATATGTTCCGGAATTCTATAACAACAAACTCACACCATACGATGCCGACCGGATTTTTGCGGCATCCAACATGACCGGTTTGAATTTCGATTTAGTTAGTAATCCGGATGCTCAGAATTCGGTCTCAGGTCAGGTGAAAAGTCTTGCTGGTGAGGGAGTTTTCTCTAAGGTTGTACTTTTTGAAAAAACACCGATCGGAATTTTTCCATTGCGTTGTGGCATAACCGACACAAATGGAAACTATTCTTTCGGTTATTTATATAGTGGCTATTATTACACTAAAGCATATCCATACTCTGCATTCGCACCGGCGTGGTATTCTGCAGACAGTTGCGGAATCGGGTGCTGGGTCAATGCCGATAGTTTCTTGGTGGATGGTAACACGACCGGCGCCGATATATGCGTTCAACCTATAACCATCACCGGTTTTGCATGTATCAGTGGAAGTGTTAACGAATCCGGCAGTGGAACGGAAATTCAAGGCGCAACGGTTTATGCCGTCTCGCCTCTCTCAAATACCATTATTGGTTATGATATAACAGAACAGGATGGTAGTTTTGAAATACAAAATCTACCGCCGGGACTATATCAGATGGTGGTTGATAAAGAAGGATATACCGCCAATGAATTCACTGTCTATTCGGTTGATGCAGTTAATAATTTCAGAGTCACCGAAGCAGATATAAGCATATCGAATTTTACACTCGAAGTGCCGGGAACAGATAACAATATGCCGGTTAATTATCGACTAAGTCAGAATTATCCAAATCCGTTTAATCCTGTAACTAATATAGAGTTTTCGATTGCTAACTCTCAATTGACAATTCTGAAAGTGTTTGATATGCTGGGCAGAGAAGTAGTGACGCTGGTAAATGAAGTGAAGCAGTCCGGTGTTTACACACTAAACTGGGATGCAAGTGTTTATCCAAGTGGCGTTTATTATTATCGATTGCAATCCGGCGGTTTTATGGAAACGAAGAAATTAATTTTAATGAAATAATTTAGACGCATTTAATCGATTTACCGCCTCCTCGTTAAAAACTCTGGGGGCGGTAATTTAAAAATCCCTCATGGATTTTTCTATACTAAGAAATATTTAGTCATTGTAAAGTATGCAGTATGCCCGTTTAATAATATTTGTACAATGTATTTTGTTTTCTTCCGTGATTCAGAGCGCGGAAGTTAAACGAGGTAATCATTTACCTCTTCCGATTACCGGTTCGGCGTTAAGCAGAGGTCAAATATTTAATTTAAATTCTACTTTCTCGGTCAATCGATCAACACCTGCCAACATCAAAACCACCACATCAACCGTAATATTTCAGGAAGAATTCGATGGGGGTGCAGGGTTTCCCCCGCCGGGATGGAAAACTGTCAATGCCGATGGCGGCGGAACAACGGGACCATGGTTTCAGGGTAATAATTCAATTTTTTATTCTTACAGCGGTGAAGGATACGCAGCCGCCAATTATCAGGGTGCAAATGATTTCTATATTGACGAGTGGCTGATATCTCCGCAGATTAGTTCAGTATCTGAATTCGACACACTTCAATTCTGGCATCGGTCTCCCGATTTTTCCGCGTGGGATGATTCACTTGAAGTAAGAATTTCCACGACCGATACAGCTGTTGCTTCGTTTACAATACGTCTCGGATTTTTTAAGAGTTCTACAAACGGTTGGTTATCGATGAAGTATCCGTTGAAAAATATTGTTCCGAACGGAAGCAATATATTCATCGCTTTCAGATATCTTCTTTATAACGGAGGTATTTCGGGATTAAGTTCGGATTACATTGGACTCGATCTTGTCCAGATAATCAGACCTCAAGTTGATAAAGATATACAGGCTCTCTCAATAGATTACCCTTTCGCAAAAAGTAAAATTATTGAAGGATTGGCATTCACGCCGCTCGTCAGTTTTCGGAATGCGGGATTGATAGACCAAGAAAATATTCCGATACGATTGAAAATTATTGATCCATCAGGTTCAGTTTACGAAGATGCAGATTCTATAACTTCGTTAACAACCGGTGAAACCGTTCAATTTGAATTTAAGAATTACACCCCGTCCGTATCCGGTATCTACAAAGTTTCGGCATATTCGAATATATCCGGCGACCT
Protein-coding sequences here:
- a CDS encoding carboxypeptidase regulatory-like domain-containing protein, coding for MKKLTTYFVLIMSLIVISYSVNAQSVLPPPANLTVEQQGAIAKLTWNSAQGASWYKIYKSVDSLPYVLLATIHQTNYSDPSVSYEKIYKYYVTASNYIGESLPSNDVIFKLDAQPPSPIRGFIKGKIVDDSSGFSICGVRLRFYKPDGFLYFREARTDSLGDYSIHIDTGSYYIYASKWTYQSEWFDNVADRENATLVHVAHKDTSIADFGLKKIVPALPPRLVSISGTVTDSITGNPIKDAFVVIMRSTRQINLIQNQEGHLFGNRNETFMIPGFGTLIGVMRVVRTTDEGSYTAWVPDSLNYIMLSFKLGYVPEFYNNKLTPYDADRIFAASNMTGLNFDLVSNPDAQNSVSGQVKSLAGEGVFSKVVLFEKTPIGIFPLRCGITDTNGNYSFGYLYSGYYYTKAYPYSAFAPAWYSADSCGIGCWVNADSFLVDGNTTGADICVQPITITGFACISGSVNESGSGTEIQGATVYAVSPLSNTIIGYDITEQDGSFEIQNLPPGLYQMVVDKEGYTANEFTVYSVDAVNNFRVTEADISISNFTLEVPGTDNNMPVNYRLSQNYPNPFNPVTNIEFSIANSQLTILKVFDMLGREVVTLVNEVKQSGVYTLNWDASVYPSGVYYYRLQSGGFMETKKLILMK